A single genomic interval of Pyrus communis chromosome 5, drPyrComm1.1, whole genome shotgun sequence harbors:
- the LOC137733666 gene encoding abscisic acid receptor PYL3-like, translated as MSSGGGDSMEAEYIRRHHRHEPRENQCTSALVRHIKAPVHLVWSLVRRFDQPQKYKPFVSRCTMKGDLGIGSVREVNVKSGLPATTSTERLELLDDDEHILGIKIVGGDHRLRNYASIITVHPEVIEGRPGTLVIESFVVDVPEGNTKDDTCYFVEALIRCNLKSLADVSERMAVQDRTEPINH; from the exons ATGAGCAGCGGCGGCGGTGATTCGATGGAGGCGGAGTACATACGGAGGCACCACAGGCACGAGCCCAGAGAGAACCAGTGTACTTCGGCTCTGGTCAGGCACATCAAAGCCCCTGTGCATCTC GTGTGGTCATTGGTGAGGAGATTTGATCAGCCCCAGAAGTACAAGCCGTTTGTTAGTCGGTGCACCATGAAGGGGGACCTTGGCATTGGGAGCGTTAGAGAGGTGAATGTTAAATCTGGGCTGCCCGCAACGACCAGCACTGAGAGGCTGGAGCTTCTTGATGATGATGAGCACATTCTTGGAATCAAGATTGTTGGCGGTGATCATAGGCTAAGG AACTACGCTTCAATTATTACTGTACACCCTGAGGTTATTGAAGGAAGACCGGGGACACTTGTTATTGAATCCTTTGTGGTGGATGTGCCTGAGGGGAATACCAAGGATGATACATGCTACTTTGTTGAGGCCCTGATCCGGTGCAACCTCAAGTCTTTGGCTGATGTCTCAGAGAGGATGGCTGTCCAGGACCGAACTGAACCTATCAATCATTAG